A genome region from Musa acuminata AAA Group cultivar baxijiao chromosome BXJ3-5, Cavendish_Baxijiao_AAA, whole genome shotgun sequence includes the following:
- the LOC103975055 gene encoding NDR1/HIN1-like protein 1, with translation MGKDCDHHHHSSCCGCSVCSDHSTLLTIAWVVGAFVLVVLLIVFITWLVLRPTKPIFYLKDATVYQFNLSLSDNILSTVLQATVSSHNPNSRIGVSYDRASVYVTYQNQQITLPTSIPPLYQGHHDINVWSPYLYGASVPVAPSICGSLQQDEAAGYLLLYLKIDGMVRWKVGTWTSGHYHLEVTCPAFFSFDSTSNGVAVVRFQRMSPCSVSV, from the coding sequence ATGGGGAAAGACtgcgaccaccaccaccacagtaGCTGCTGCGGGTGCAGCGTGTGCTCCGACCACTCAACGCTCCTCACCATTGCGTGGGTCGTCGGGGCCTTCGTCCTTGTCGTCCTCCTCATCGTCTTCATCACATGGCTCGTCCTCCGCCCCACCAAGCCCATCTTCTACCTCAAGGACGCCACCGTCTACCAGTTCAACCTTTCCCTCTCCGACAACATCCTCTCCACCGTTCTCCAGGCCACTGTCTCCTCTCACAACCCCAACAGCCGCATCGGCGTTTCCTACGACCGCGCCAGCGTCTACGTCACCTACCAGAACCAGCAGATCACCCTCCCCACCTCCATCCCTCCCCTCTACCAGGGCCACCACGACATCAACGTGTGGTCGCCCTACCTGTACGGCGCCTCCGTGCCGGTGGCGCCGTCCATCTGCGGATCCCTGCAGCAGGACGAGGCGGCCGGCTACCTGCTGCTCTACCTGAAGATCGACGGCATGGTGCGATGGAAGGTGGGGACGTGGACCTCCGGCCATTACCACCTCGAGGTCACCTGCCCGGCCTTCTTCTCCTTCGACAGCACGAGCAACGGCGTGGCGGTCGTCCGGTTCCAGCGCATGTCTCCGTGCAGCGTCAGCGTCTGA